The DNA region ACAGTTTTCGTTGGCGCAACAGTTTGGCGCGGAGCCGGAGTTCATCTGGTTTGGTAATTTCATCACGGTGCTCACCGACTCGGCTTTTTGGCTGGTGTTGGCCCGGTCGTTACTGTTCTGCCTAGTTTGCGCCACGGTGACCATGCTGGTTGGTGTGGGCGGCGCTGTGCTGCTCACCAAACTCTCCCGACCAGTTTCCGTGCTGGTGCAATCCGTCATGTTGCTGGCTTGGGCTTTGCCGGTACTGTCCTCGTTGCAGGTCTTCCAACGTATTTTCGACGCCCGTTCGGGGGTTGTTGATTGGGTACTCACCAAATTGGGCTTCAGCGGGATGGAGAATTTCAATTGGTTTTCAAACCCCTTGACCTTCTTCATCATGGCGGGGTTGTTGGTGATCTGGATGAGCGTTCCGCTGGTGCTGTTCATGGTCTACGCCTCGATTACGCAGATCGACGAGTCAATGCTCGAAGCTTCGACAATCGACGGCGCCAATGGCTGGAAGCAGTTTCGCGAAATCACCGTGCCAACCATTGCGCCGGTTTTGCTACTAGTGGGCATTCTGCAAGTGATCTGGGATCTGCGCGTTTTCACCCAGATCTATATCTTGCAAAAAAGTAGCGGAATTACCGACCAAACCAACGTACTAGGCACTTACATCTACCAAGTTGGACTGGCCGGCGGTGACTACGGTGTTGCCTCGGCTACGGCCCTGATCATGCTGCTGATACCGCTCCTGCTGACCTGGCGTTACGTCCGACTCGTGATCAAACAAGGAGACCTCTGATGGCCCGCAAAGCGCCGTTGTCCCGGCGGATCAGTCTGAACACACTCGGCGTCGTCTTCGCGCTGCTCTGGGTGTTCCCGGTCTATTGGCTAGTTAGCAGCGCCTTCTCCCCCGAGTCCGCGCTACAGTCTCGGACGCCGTCGTTCTTTCCGGTGCCCTTCACACTGGAACACTTTCAATCGATTCTTGCCGACGGCGCCTTCTACTCAGCGTTACGCATGAGCTTTTTCACCGCGCTCTTGGTAGTCCTAGCCGCGATTGTCTTCGCCTTCTTTGCCTCGTTGGCTTTGAGCCGGTTCCGATTCCGTGGCCGGCGCGCGCTGATCGTCTCGGTGTTGGTCATCCAGATGATTCCGGCCGAAGCGCTGTTTATTTCGCAGTACAAGATGATCGACGGCTGGCACCTACTCAACTCAATCTTGGGCTTGAGCATCCTCTACGTCGGCGCCTCGCTGCCCTTCACCATCTGGATGTTGAAAGGTTTTGTTGACGGTATTCCGGTGGAACTTGAGGAGGCCGCCATGATTGACGGCTGTAGTCGAATGGGTGCCTTCTTCCGCGTGAACTTCCCGCTTTTGGGTTCGGGAATTGTTGCTTCCTCGATCTTCGCGTTTTTGGCGTCCTGGAATGAATACACACTGTCTTTGGTGCTACTCAGCAGCGACAACGCGAAGACATTGCCCCTGTGGATGCAGGGCTTTAGTACCCAGCTGGCAGGCACAAACTGGGGCGGAGTCATGGCCGATTCAACGTTAATGGCGGTGCCGGTCATCATCTTGTTCGCGATCGTCCAAAAGCGGATGGCCCAAGGTCTTGTGGCAGGAGCCGTCAAAGGGTGAATGAAGCAACTTCCCGGTCCTTTGGGGCCGGGGCGCGCGTTATTGCGCTCGATATTGGCGCGAGTTCAGTCAAATTTGCACTCATTGACGAGTCAGGCCAGTTAGGTGGAACCGGGGTTGAGGAGCTCGTCCTGAACCAACAGCGGCTAGCTGCGAGTCAATTGGCGCAACTAATTCGCACCCAGTTCGACGGCGGCCCACCCGCGGCTGTAGGCGTGACCGCGCCCGGCATCGTGGACGCCTCGACCGGCGTAGTGCGGCATTCTGCAAATCTTGATTGGCAGAACTTCGCCCTTGGCGATGAGCTCTCCGAGCTACTCGATATTCCGGTAGTGGTCAGTCATGATGCGTATTCGGCCGGCGTCGCTGAACACCATCTTGGTGCCGCACGCGGGGTTCAAAATGCGATCATCACCGTGCTCGGCACCGGAATTAGCAGTGCTCTGTGGTGGATGGTGCGATCCTTGCCGCGGGTGGTTATGCGGGCGAAATGGGCCATGGCCGCATCCCACCGGTGGGTAGCGCCGAGGCGATTGACTGTAGTTGCGGTGCTGCTGGTTGTTTACAGACACTCGCATCCGCAAGTGGGCTGATTGCAGGTTATGCGCGGCGAAGCGGGCAAACGTTGCCGAACGCACAGCGGGTTTTCGAAGCCGCCGCGTCCGGAGATCCAGCTGCTGCAGAAACCATCGCGGCTGGCATTGATGCCTTGGCTCTCTCCTTAGCGCAGTGCGTAGCTCTGCTTGGGCCCGAGGTGATTGTGCTTGGCGGCGGAATGGCCCAAGCTGGGCCAGCGCTCTTTGACCCATTGGCCCGCACTGTGGATAGTTTGCTCAGCTTCCATCGACGTCCCCGATTAGTCAAAGCTGAGCTGGGTCGGTGGGCTGGCACCTTCGGTGCGGCCTTGGCAGCACGAGCCGCTCTCGGTTCTATGACGGGCGATTCTTCGGAAACCAGCAAAAACACACTAACCTTCTGATACTTCTCCAAGAGAAAATGCAGGGTGCTAACACTATGGGGTACCGTCCGTCGTACGCCAAACACACACGTAAATCCGGACCTAAAGATGGTGGCGCTTTCCGAGTTCTCATCAGCGATCCTTTCGCTGATTGCGAGCAACCCGGCCAGCTCTCGTGCCGATTTGGCGCGCAAACTCAATTTGGCGCCGTCGACCATCACACAACGGATTAACGAATTGATTGAGGCAGGTTTGATCGCTGAATCTGGTGCCGGCGGGCATACCGGCGGCCGACGCCCAACGCTTTTGAGCCTGGTTGCCGACGCTGGTTGCATTTTGGCGGCTGATTTGGGTGCCGCGCATGCCTGGGTTGGCCGGCTAAATATGTCTTGCGCGCTGCTGGACTCATCGCTGATCAGCATCGATATTTCGGCCGGCCCCGAAGCAGTTTTACCGATCATTTCCGAGGCAATGCGCTCCTTGATCGAAGATGACACGCCACCGCTGCGCGGGGTTGGCTTAGCGCTGCCTGGCCCCGTGGATTTCACCCGCGGCATGGTTGATTCGCCTTCTCGAATGCGCGGCTGGCACCAGTATCCGGTGCGTGATTGGCTCAGCCGAGAATTCGACACCGCGGCAAGCGTGGACAATGACGCAAATATGATGGCTTTGGGTGAGTATTCACTGCGTCAGCGGCAAAACCCAGACACCAAAAATCGCACAGATACTTTGTTTCTGAAAGCCGGCGCCGCAATAGGTTGCGGACTCATCCTGCAAGGACAGTTGTACCGAGGCGCTTCTGGAACGTCCGGCGATATTGCCCATGTCCAAGTGAGCGCCGCGGGCGAATTGCCCTGCGCCTGTGGCCACCGCGGTTGCTTGGAAACGGTAGCGAGCGGCACCGCGATTGTCAGCCAACTGATTGAGGCCGGGGTCGAGGTCAAAGACCTGGCCGACGTGATCCGCTTTGCTCTTAATGGTGACACTCAAACCACAACGCGGTTGCGAGCGGCGGGTCGGTTGTTAGGCCAAACGCTCAGTACGGTGGTCAATTTCATCAATCCGTCGTTGGTCGTTCTAGGCGGCGGGCTATCCCAGGTGGAGCCGTATGTAGCGGCGATCAGGTCGCAACTATACGCAGGCTGCCACCCGCTCGCTGCCAAGAATCTGTTGATCGAGCCGTCGCAGGCCGGTTCGCAAGCCGGGTTGTTGGGTGCTGGCCAGCAATGTTTGCGGGCAGTCCTAGCGCAAGGTTGAATCCACAGCGCAAACATAGCTATTCTTATATTTAGATATGTATATTTATAAATATAAGAATATAAGGAGTGCAACTCATGAAGTGCCCCAAATGCGGCGAGACAATGCGCAGCTACGAACGCAATGGTGTGATGATCGATCAATGTGAAGGTTGCCGCGGCATCTTCCTCGATCGCGGCGAACTCGAGCAACTCATGGATGCCGAGTCCCGTTTTGGCTCGGCGCAGCAAGGTCAAAAAAATCAAGGCTTCGGCGGTGGGTACGGCGGTTTTTCCGGCGGGCACAGCGGTGGGCGCGGAAATAAAGGCGGCGGCCACGGCAACAATTCTGGCGGTCACGGCAACAACGGGAACAATGGCCGACGGTGAGGGTTTCTTGGCGGACTTTTTGACTAGGTAGCAGCTCAGCCACCACACGCTTCGAAAGGACCCCGCTGCACCAATGAACGATCCGGGAATAGACGGACCAGTCTGGCTACCTCTTGCACCGCCAAGTATTGCGGAGTATCTGGCCCCAAATCTGCAGCCCATCCCACTGATACCGACCATCGCAGCCCTAGCCGGCGCCCTTTACCTGGCTGGGGCTATTCGGCTGTGGCGGCAAGGGCGCAGCTGGCCGATTGCGCCAACGATCGCCTTCCTGACCGGCTGTCTGACGATCGTCGTCGTGATGGGTGCCGGCATTGAAGGCTATGGCCTGCGAATGTTCTCGATCTTCATGTTTCAGCAGCTGACGCTAATGATGGCAGTGCCACCACTTCTTGTCTTTGGCTCCCCTGGCAGGCTGTTGCTTCACGCAATGCCGCACCGCGGGCTTGGCCGCTACGTTTTGAAACTCGCAATCGGCGGCCTCAGGTCCCGCTGGGGTGCATTCGCGCTGCACCCCGCCGTTATGATTCCGCTGTTTCTACTGAGCTTTTACGGTTTGTATTTTTCGGGGATTGCCGATGCGATGCTCCGCTCCTGGTACGGCCACGTAGGCCTGGAGCTGCTGTTCCTGATTTCCGGAATCCTCTTCACGGTTCCGCTAATTTCTACCGATCCGCTGCCGCGCAGACAAAGCCACCTTGGCCGAATGGTCGACGTTTTTTCGGAGATGCCGCTACACGCCTTCTTCGGCGTAGTGATCATGATGGCCACCGTGCCGATGGTGAAGTTCTTTGGCACCATGCCTGAGTCCTGGGGAATTGATCCGATGAAGGATCAGGGAGTGGCCGGTGGCCTGGCTTGGTTCTACGGCGAGTTACCCACGGTGCTGCTGTTGATGCTGATCCTCTTCCGCTGGCAACGCGACGACTCACGCACCGCGCGCGCCAAGGACCTAGCAAATCATGTCAAAGGCGGCGAACCGTCAGATCTGGAGCAATACAACGCCTATTTGAGCGACCCCGCCCGACGACGCTAGTCGCAGCAGACGCCTTCGTCCGCTCGTCGCCACTCCCCAGCTTTACCCATCCCGAAATGGGGAGAAACTAGCACACCCCAGGAACATACCCTTTGCCGCGGGGAGGAATATTCGCATCGACCAGACCTCGGGCAGCTTTCTTGCAAAATCTGAGCTGAGCCGACGTCGCGCAGCCCCAATTTGAGCAACCTGCCCGACGGTGCTCGTTGCAGCAGATGTTCCAAATCGGAAATTTGTGCAAAGTTTGTGATTTTTTTGTTCCTTAACGATCTTTATTGATCTAGCCTAGTGAGATAGATCACTGCTCGTGCTGTCAAAGGGGACATCATGCCAACCAACGAAAACTCATCTTTCATCAAAAACGACCTAGGATTGGACCGCCGAGATCTGCTTAATGGCATTGGCTTAGGCGCCGTGGCCCTGGCCGGGATACCGCTGCTAGCTGCTTGCGGAAGCGGCGGCACTAATGCCAGCTCGAACTCCCTCGCCCTTAGGCTCGAACGCCTCCGACGACGTCCCGAAACGCGCGGTAGAGGCCGTTGTGGCCGCGTTCAAAGCCAAAAAAGGCGACAGCGTCACGGTGAATACCGTGCCGCACAATGATTTCCAGGAAAAGATCAACTCTTACTTGCAAGGCAGCCCTGATGATTCGCTGACTTGGTTCGCTGGCTACCGGATGAAGTACTACGCGCAGAAGGGATTGGTAGCGCCGTTAGATGATATTTGGGACAAGATTGGCGGCAACTTCTCCGACGCACTCAAGAAGGCTTCAACTGCCGGCGACGGCAAGAAGTACCTAGTGCCGAACTACAACTACCCCTGGGGCTTCTTCTACCGCAAGAGTCTGTGGCAAGAACGCGGTTATGCCGAGCCGAAGACCTTCGATGAGCTCAAGACGCTTTGTGCCACAATGCAAAAAGATGGCTTGATCCCGATCGGTTTTGCAGACAAAGACGGCTGGCCCGCGATGGGCACCTTTGATTACCTCAACATGCGACTCAACGGCTTTCAGTTCCACATGGATCTGTGCGCACACAAAGAAAGCTGGGACCAGAAGAAAGTCGGCGACCTCTTCGATACCTGGAAAGCGCTGCTGCCCTATCAGGACCCCGCTGCACTAGGCCAAACTTGGCAAGATGCCGCTAAGGCCCTGGAAGCGAAGAAGACTGGCATGTACCTGTTGGGCTCATTCGTCACCCAGCAATTCAGCGATCCGCAGGTGCTTGCAGACATCGAATTCTTGCCATTCCCGGCGGTTGCGGTGGAAGGCCAAGATTCAGTCGAAGCGCCAATTGACGGTCTCATGCTGTCCAAAAAGGTGGTCAGAATCAGGCCGCTCGAGATTTTGTCGAGTTCATCGGCACCCCGGAGGGTCAAAACGCTTATGCCTCCGTGGACACCTCAAACCTGGTCACGGCCAAGGGCGCTGACACCTCGAAATATTCACCGCTCAACACAAAATGCGCCTCGACCATCGCCAATGCGAAAAACATCAGTCAGTTCTTCGACCGAGACGCGTTACCGGCTATGGCTAGCAACGTGATGATTCCTGCCTTACAAAGCTTCATCAAGGACGGAAGCTACGACGTGAAGAACCTGGATTCCCAGGCCAAATCGCTCTACGCAGCACAATAAGCGAGCAAATCACCATGACCAGCACCGCCGCCAAACATCGACCGCTGGCACCCTCTGGCGCGCCGTCAAACCCCAAAAAACCCCGCAAAGGTAGAGTCAAACGCCTCACGCGTCGCGACGTCGTGGTGCTCTCTTTTATGGTTGGCATCCCTACTCTCGTCCAGGTTCTGCTGGTTTGGGGGCCCACACTACTTTCGATCGCACTTTCCTTCGCGCGTTGGAACGGCTTGGATCTCTCCGACCTCAAAGCGGCCGGAGCGGATAACTATCAATATGTGAGCCAGGACTACCCGCCGTTTTGGCCTGCCGTGGGCATAACGTGCTTTGGTTGCTTTTTTGGGCATCATCGGCACGCCGTTGGGTCTGCTGCTAGCGGTGCTCTTGGATCAAAAGATTCGGGGCAGCAGGATCTACCAGAGCGTCTTCTTTGCGCCGGTAATGCTCTCCATGGCGCTGATCGGGATCATCTGGCAGCTGTTCTACAACAAGGACAACGGCCTGCTGAACTTCTTCCTTGGCACCGCCGGAACCCCGCAGGCCGTCGACTGGTTCGGCGATTCAAACGTCAATATTTGGGCCGCGATGATCGCAGCAACGTGGCGGCATGCGGGCTACGTCATGATCCTCTATTTGGCTGGCTTGAAAGGTGTTGATCCGACCTTGCGGGAAGCGGCCTCTTTAGACGGCGCAAGCGCTTCGCAGACCTTCTTTCGAGTCGTGTTTCCCGCGATGAAGCCCGTCAACATCATCATTGTGGTCATCACGATTATTGAGTCATTACGAGCTTTCGACGTGGTCTGGGTGATCCACAAGGGGCGCAATGGCCTGGAGCTACTCGGCGCCTTGGTTATCCAAAACTTAGTCGGCGAAGGCCAAGTCATTGGCGTCGGCTCCGCGCTGGCGGTAATTCTCTTGATCATTTCGCTCGTGCCGATTGTCTGGTACTTGGTCCGAACCTTCCGAAAGGACAGCCGAGCATGAGCACCGACGTCGCGCCAGTAAATGGCCCAGTAAAGACCCCGGTAAAGAATCGCAGCAAAGATTCGCAGAAAAAGCGACATACCGGGACGCACTTGTTCCTGATCGTGATGGCGGTGATCTGGTTGATCCCGCTGTTTTGGAGCATCTTCACGGCCTTGCGGCCCAAAGAATCAACCGATAAATACGGCTATTTCAGCTTTGGTGGCAGCTTCAATTTCCAGAACTTCATTGACGCCTGGACGCAAGGCGGCATGTTGAAATACTTGATCAATTCGGCGGTCATCACCATTCCCACGGTAGCCATCACCTTATTCTTGGCATCGATGATGGCCTTCGCTGTCAGCCGAGTCAATTGGAAATTCAATTTGACTCTGCTGATCATGTTCACCGCTGGAAATTTGCTCCCACCGCAAGTCCTGGCCGCTCCGCTTTTCGAGATCTTCAAGCACATAGAGCTGCCGTATTCGATCAGCCCCTCGGGCAGTCTGCTCAACACCACGTTCGCGGTGATCGCGGTAAATACTGCTTTCCAAATTGGCTTCTGCACCTTCGTCTTGAGCAACTACATGAAGGCGCTGTCCAGTGATTTGACCGAGGCCGCGTTGGTCGACGGCGCTGGCATTTGGCGGCAGTACTGGTCAATCATCATGCCGTTGTGCAGGCCAGCCCTCGCTGCGCTAGCTACTTTGGAAGTCATTTTCATTTACAACGACTACTTCTGGCCGCTGTTGCTTATTCAAAGTGGTGATCTGCTGCCCATCACCGCAGGGATTAACAATCTACAAGGGCAATTTTTCAACAACTACAATTTAATTGCGGCCGGTGCAATCATCACGGTGCTGCCGACGCTGCTGATCTACCTAGCGCTGCAGCGACAATTCGTCGCGGGGCTGACTCTCGGCTCGAGCAAAGGGTGAGCCATGTTGGCTGAAGCGCGACGCAGCGTCATCACGGACACTGTCAAACGCGAGCAGGTCGTCCGAGTTGCAGATCTCGCTGAGACCCTGGGTGTCTCGCTCATGACCGTGCGGCGAGACATCGATGCGCTACATGATGCTGGCGAGTTAGAGAAGATTCACGGTGGCGCAAAAACCCGATCTCAATCAAGCATGTATGAGCCAGGTTTTGAACTAAAGTCCACCCAGGCCGCGCCGGAAAAGGAAGCTATCGCCAGATCCGCAGCTTCCTTGGTGGAAGAAGGCATGGCTGTGGGTCTGAGCGCCGGGACCACCACCTGGACGCTGGCAAAGTATTTGGTGCCCGCGAAACGGCTAACTATTTTCACCAACTCGGTTCGGGTGGCCAACGTCTTCCATGAAGCACATTCCAGCAATACCGTGCTGCTGACCGGTGGTGAGCGAACGCCGTCGGACGCATTGGTTGGACCGATGGCTACCCAATCATTGCAACACCTACATTTGGACATGCTTTTTATGGGGGTGCACGGAATGGATGCGCACGCCGGCTTTACCACGCCAAACATGCCCGAAGCTGAAATGGACCGCGCGCTCATTGCCACCTCACATCGAGTGGTGGTCCTTGCCGATCACAGCAAATGGGGCACCCTTGGCGTCTCCTCAATTGCTAGCTTTGACCAGATCGACGAAATGATTTCCGACGAAGGGCTGCCAGCTGAGGCTGTCTCTTTTTTGACTGGCCAAGTTCGCCGGTTATGGCTGGTCTCAGTCCCGCAATAAGGCATACTGAAGCCATGACTTCCACCGGCAACTTCTTGGTGCTCAACGGGCCTAATCTGAACCTGCTCGGCACTCGCGAGCCCGCGGTCTACGGCACCGCGACTTTGGACGAAGTGAATGAGCTGTGCATCGAAACGGCTGAGGCTTTAGGTTTTTCGGTGGAATGTATCCAGTCGAATCATGAAGGCGATCTCATCGACGCGATTCATGCCGCCCGCGGAACTGCTGATGGCATTGTCATTAATGCTGGCGCATACTCACATACCTCAATTGCATTACGGGATGCGATCTCCTCGGTGCAACTACCCGCCGTCGAGGTGCATATTTCCAATGTGCACGCGCGGGAAGATTTCCGGCAGCATTCGCACCTTTCGGCCGTCTCCACTGCCGTGATTGTTGGCGCCGGGATTAGCGGATACAAATTCGCAATTGAGCGCCTGGCCGCCTTGCAGCTCTAGCTTTTACTTCTTAGTGCATTGGCCGGAAGAAACTTCCCGGTTGAGCCCTGCGGCTTGTTCAACCACCGGCGAGACTTCCTTCAGCGTGAAGGCGTAACCCACCTGCTGATTAGAATCTGCTTTAGCGAAGACCACGCCAACAACCTTGCCGTTCATGTCCAGCAATGGACCGCCAGAGTTACCTGGTTGCACATCACCGGCTAGTTGGTACACCTCTTCAGGGTGATTATTGCCGCCGTAGATATTTGGCACTAACACGGTGCCTTTGCTCTGCACAGAGGCTGGCTTCGATTGGAATGGTCCGCCAAAGGGGAATCCTTGAAAAGCGGTTTGCGATCCGTTGGCCAGCTCAGCTCCCAGAGCCAAAGGTTGCACGCCGAGCCCGTCCACGGCGAGTACCGCAAGATCCTGCTCCGGGTCAAAGAAAACAATTCGCGCAGGCATGGCGCCGTTCGGCGTCTCGACGACGGGCTGGCTCACCCCGGCAACAACGTGTGCGTTAGTAATCACTCGGTTGGGCGCGGCAACAAAACCTGAACCGGTCTGGTTTTGGCCACATTGGAAGGCCGTTCCGGTGATTTTCAAAACCGACTGCGCCGCGTTGTTCAATGCGGGGGTATCAGTGCGGGCATCAGGCGGCGTCTGAGTGACCGGGCCCAGCTGGTTGAAGAGCTGCGGGATGCCCTGGCTGACTACTGCGGAACGCCACTGCGCAATCGCCTGTTTGATCGGCGTCGGGGTGAAGGAATCAATTGTCCGGATCACGCCGGATTGGCTAATCACTTGCGATACAAAAGGCACGCCCAAGTTAGACAAGCTGAACGCAACTGGTGAAATCAGCAACGCCGCGATGACAAACGAAGCAACTGCGCCAAAGATTCGGTTGATTGCCTTCAGCGGCTTCAGCCGGACGCCCCGACTCAGCCAACTGCCGATGCCAACACCGATTGAATACCCAACCACAATAAAAGCCAGGGCAGAACCGACGACGGCGGCCAGTCGCCAACCAGAGTCTCCCACCCAGTTGCTGACCAAGGGGACCGCGAAGAAGGCGCCCACCGCACCCGCGGCAAAGCCAAGAATGCCGCAGAGGCTGATCAGAAAACCAACCCGCCAACCATAGAAGAGCTGCCAGATCAACAAAATAAGCAGCGGAATATCGAGCCAGCTCAGACCGAACATGCACCATTCCCGTCTCGATAAAGTCGAACTTATAGTCTACCCGGCCACCTTGAGAGCGGGATTTGCAAGCGCTTCGAATCGAACATTGCACCGCCTCGGCATCCCGGGAATGCCAAGTTAGTCACATTTACGCCAATTATCTGAAAGAATCGAAGAAATATCGAATCAAACGCGCTGAATTTTACACAGGAGATTTCATGGATATCGAAGTACTTCGCCGGGCACCGCTCTTCGCCACGTTGGACGACGAGGCTTTTAGGCTGCTCACGGATGAGCTCACCGAGGTGGACTTGTCCCGTGGCGCATCGGTCTTCCATGAGGGTGATCAGGGCGATCAGCTGTATTTCATCGTCTCTGGCAAGGTGAAACTGGGACGAACCGCGCCGGATGGCCGTGAGTCATTGCTGGCCATCCTCGGCCCGGGTGAATTGTTCGGTGAAATGGCGCTCTTTGATCCGAGTCCGCGCACCGCAACTGCCACCGCCGTTTCGGAGACCCGCCTTGCCGGTCTGCGCAACGAGAGCTTGCGTGCGCTGCTGCAGACTAGTCCGGAAGTTTCAGCCCAGCTGCTGCAGGCGCTTGCTCGTCGGCTACGTCGCACCAACGACAATCTCTCTGACCTGGTGTTCTCCGATGTTCCTGGCCGGGTGGCCAAGGCGCTTATCGACTTGTCCGAGCGCTTCGGCCGGCCGGCTACCGACGGCGTCTTGGTGGCGCACGAGTTGACTCAGGAAGAATTGGCGCAACTCGTTGGCGCTTCGCGCGAGACGGTCAACAAGGCACTAGCCGAGTTCGTCCAGCGCGGTTGGTTGCGCCTCGAAGCGCGCGCCGTCGTCATTCTGGATATCAACCGGTTGCGCCAGCGCAGCCGCTAGTCCTCGCTTGCAGCCGTTAGTCCTCGTTTAACGTACGAATGCCACCGTTATTGGTTGGAGCCGCCGAAATTTCGGCGGCTCCAACCAATAACGGTGGCATTCGCTGTTTAAGGTTTAGCGTTCGCGGCAAATGCCGTCCGGCATCGCGGCCACATCTACTTCAAGCCAAAATTCGCCGTCTTCCACCACGAGGCGTGGTTTGTAGGCGGCACCGGAACGTTTGTGGTTCAAGTAGGCGATGCAGCCGCGCGAGATAGCGATCTTGCTCAGGATCAGATCGAAACCGGAGCTAACTAGCTCGAATAACGGGCGACCGACGGTGTTGGGTAGACCGATTTCGTCACCGAGGGCCGTGCTGTTCGGCTCCGCGACAAGCTTTGGTGGACAGGCCCAGCGGCCCCAGAGGCTTTTACTCTCCAGCGGGGTGGGGGTTTGGTTCACCGGAGCAGCTGCAGCAAAGTAGCGGGTATTGAAGCGTCGGTGCGCAAAATCCGGGCTAATCCAGTTGACCACTGGCTTAAGCAGGTCGGTGCGCAGCACCAGTCCGCGTTTGCTCAGGATGTCTTGGAAGGAGAATTCCTGTGCGGCCAGCGCCTCACGCTTCTTCATCCATTCCGGCGAAGGTACGACGTCGATCAGTGACGAGGCGTCGGTGCCCGCCAACAGGATGCCGGTCTCTTCAAAAGTCTCCCGAATAACCGCGACTACGTGCTTGCGCGCGAGAGCGATGTCTTCGGTGCCCATGGTCTTAGCCCAAGCCGCTGGGCTGGGGCCGGCCCAGCGGCTGCTGGCGTCGACGTCGTCGGTTGCTTCCACCAAGCCGCCGGGGAAGGCCACCGTACCCAAGGGCGAATAGTGCTGGCGGTAACTGAGGAACGTCTCCGGGCCGTGCGCGCTATCGCGCAAAAGCACTAGCGAGGAGGCGAAACGGGCTTTGGTCGGAGTACGCTCGCCGTGTTCTACCCAGCTTTGCGCAGCCTCGAGCTCGTCTTGCCAGACCCGAAACCGGCTTTTGAAAGCTGGTTTCGCTAGTGCGGATCCTGTCGCTGAATTACTGGAACTCAACAATCAAATCAACCTCCACGGGTGCGTCCAATGGCAATACTGCCACCCCCACCGCTGAACGGGCGTGCACACCGGCATCGCCCAATACTTTTCCTAGCAAATCTGATGCACCGTTGATCACTCCGGGCTGCCCAGTAAATGCTGGATCTGAGGCGACGAAGCCGCCAACTTTAACCACTCGCGTTACCCGGTCAAGATCGCCGATGACGCTCTTGACTGCGGCCAAAGCATTCAGGGCACAGATCGCGGAGAGGTCATAAGCGTCATCTGCCGAGACACCAGCGCCGACCTTTCCGGTTGCTGTGAGTTTTCCGCTCACCGTAGGCAGCTGGCCCGAGGTGTAAACGTGGTTACCGCTAATCACCGCAGGCACGTAAGCGGCGACCGGTGCAGGCACCGGCGGCAAGGTAAGGCCGAGCTCTTCCAGGCGCTGCTCGACGGCGGAGGTTGCGGCAGCACTCGCCTGTGTTGACGCGCCAGTTTGGGCTTCGCTCACGATTACTGCT from Renibacterium salmoninarum ATCC 33209 includes:
- a CDS encoding cytochrome c oxidase assembly protein; its protein translation is MNDPGIDGPVWLPLAPPSIAEYLAPNLQPIPLIPTIAALAGALYLAGAIRLWRQGRSWPIAPTIAFLTGCLTIVVVMGAGIEGYGLRMFSIFMFQQLTLMMAVPPLLVFGSPGRLLLHAMPHRGLGRYVLKLAIGGLRSRWGAFALHPAVMIPLFLLSFYGLYFSGIADAMLRSWYGHVGLELLFLISGILFTVPLISTDPLPRRQSHLGRMVDVFSEMPLHAFFGVVIMMATVPMVKFFGTMPESWGIDPMKDQGVAGGLAWFYGELPTVLLLMLILFRWQRDDSRTARAKDLANHVKGGEPSDLEQYNAYLSDPARRR
- a CDS encoding ROK family protein, encoding MGHGRIPPVGSAEAIDCSCGAAGCLQTLASASGLIAGYARRSGQTLPNAQRVFEAAASGDPAAAETIAAGIDALALSLAQCVALLGPEVIVLGGGMAQAGPALFDPLARTVDSLLSFHRRPRLVKAELGRWAGTFGAALAARAALGSMTGDSSETSKNTLTF
- a CDS encoding zf-TFIIB domain-containing protein codes for the protein MKCPKCGETMRSYERNGVMIDQCEGCRGIFLDRGELEQLMDAESRFGSAQQGQKNQGFGGGYGGFSGGHSGGRGNKGGGHGNNSGGHGNNGNNGRR
- a CDS encoding carbohydrate ABC transporter permease, whose product is MSLRSAERRKIRQLVPQQLHQRKRSKLPLLLLLPAVATVALAMGYPLVRQVIMAFQQFSLAQQFGAEPEFIWFGNFITVLTDSAFWLVLARSLLFCLVCATVTMLVGVGGAVLLTKLSRPVSVLVQSVMLLAWALPVLSSLQVFQRIFDARSGVVDWVLTKLGFSGMENFNWFSNPLTFFIMAGLLVIWMSVPLVLFMVYASITQIDESMLEASTIDGANGWKQFREITVPTIAPVLLLVGILQVIWDLRVFTQIYILQKSSGITDQTNVLGTYIYQVGLAGGDYGVASATALIMLLIPLLLTWRYVRLVIKQGDL
- a CDS encoding carbohydrate ABC transporter permease; this encodes MARKAPLSRRISLNTLGVVFALLWVFPVYWLVSSAFSPESALQSRTPSFFPVPFTLEHFQSILADGAFYSALRMSFFTALLVVLAAIVFAFFASLALSRFRFRGRRALIVSVLVIQMIPAEALFISQYKMIDGWHLLNSILGLSILYVGASLPFTIWMLKGFVDGIPVELEEAAMIDGCSRMGAFFRVNFPLLGSGIVASSIFAFLASWNEYTLSLVLLSSDNAKTLPLWMQGFSTQLAGTNWGGVMADSTLMAVPVIILFAIVQKRMAQGLVAGAVKG
- a CDS encoding ROK family transcriptional regulator, encoding MLTLWGTVRRTPNTHVNPDLKMVALSEFSSAILSLIASNPASSRADLARKLNLAPSTITQRINELIEAGLIAESGAGGHTGGRRPTLLSLVADAGCILAADLGAAHAWVGRLNMSCALLDSSLISIDISAGPEAVLPIISEAMRSLIEDDTPPLRGVGLALPGPVDFTRGMVDSPSRMRGWHQYPVRDWLSREFDTAASVDNDANMMALGEYSLRQRQNPDTKNRTDTLFLKAGAAIGCGLILQGQLYRGASGTSGDIAHVQVSAAGELPCACGHRGCLETVASGTAIVSQLIEAGVEVKDLADVIRFALNGDTQTTTRLRAAGRLLGQTLSTVVNFINPSLVVLGGGLSQVEPYVAAIRSQLYAGCHPLAAKNLLIEPSQAGSQAGLLGAGQQCLRAVLAQG
- a CDS encoding ROK family protein, with the translated sequence MNEATSRSFGAGARVIALDIGASSVKFALIDESGQLGGTGVEELVLNQQRLAASQLAQLIRTQFDGGPPAAVGVTAPGIVDASTGVVRHSANLDWQNFALGDELSELLDIPVVVSHDAYSAGVAEHHLGAARGVQNAIITVLGTGISSALWWMVRSLPRVVMRAKWAMAASHRWVAPRRLTVVAVLLVVYRHSHPQVG